ACAGACATTTCAACGATGAAGCTGGATGACTTACGGAAAAGAATCGGCTATGTTCCACAAGAGGCGCTCTTGTTTACTGGTTCGATTAAAGAAAACATATCATGGGGAAAAGAAAATGCGACATTAGAAGAAATTCAAGAAGCAGCGAAACACGCGCAAATTCATGAGACGGTTGATGGATTGCCAGATCAATATGAGACGATTCTTGGCCAGCGTGGTGTGAATTTATCAGGTGGTCAAAAGCAACGTATTTCAATCGCTCGAGCACTCGTAAGAAAACCATCTGTTTTACTCTTAGATGATAGTACGAGCGCGCTTGACGTAAAAACAGAAGCAAAACTACTTGATGCGTTAAAACAATATCAATGTACAACACTGATGATTACACAAAAAATGAGTACGACGATGCGTGCAGATACAATTCTTTTATTAGAAAACGGTGAGATTATCGCCAAAGGAAACCATGAGGAGCTCTTACAGCATTCAGATCTGTATCAGCAAATCTATGAATCTCAGTTTGGAAAGGAGAAGGTGCACGATGTTTAAAAATCTTATTAAACCTTTCCAACATGAAAAAATAGAAATTTTCGATGAACATGAGAGTGGCGGTGACGAGAATAATAAAAAAAAGCCACGAGCAGAAAACTGGGCAGCAACGTTAAAGCGGATTTGGAAATACTTATCAGAAAGTAAAGGAAGGCTTACTCTCGTCTTAATTATGATTTTCTTAAGTTCAGCCTTTGCTTTACTAGGTCCACTCGTTGTCGGTTTTTCAATTGACCATTTTGTTATGGAGCAAGATTTAAGTGGCCTGCAATTAATGATTGTCTTATTAGCAGCGATTTACCTTCTCCATTCATTGTCTGTTTTTTTACAGCATTTTTGGATGATTCGGGTGGCGCAAAAAACGGTCTATACCTTGCGAACTGAATTGTTTCATCACTTGCATAAACTGCCGATCCCATTTTTTGATAAGCGTCAGCAAGGCGATATCATGAGCCGGGTAACAAATGATATTGAAAATGTAAGTAATACGTTAAATAGCTCGGTTATTCAAATTTTTGCAAGCTTATTAACGCTCATTGGGACATTATCTGTCATGCTTTGGCTCAGTCCATTATTAACACTCATTACTGTGCTGATTATCCCAACGATGTTTCTAGGCTTAAAGTGGATCACGAAGCGAACGAGTAAACTATTTAAAGAGCAACAAAAAAATCTCGGAAACATAAATGGCTATATACAAGAAACGATGTCTGGCCAGCGAATTGTCAAAACGTTTTCTCAAGAAGAAAAAGTAATTCGTGAGTTTAAAGAGAAGAATAAGAGATTACGCACATCAGGTTTTTGGGCGCAAACGATATCTGGATTTATTCCGAAATTGATGAATATGCTTAACAACTTAAGTTTTGCCATAATCGCTGGAGTCGGCGGTATTCTTGTTCTTAACGGCCAAATAAGTGTCGGGGTTATTGTCATTTTCGTCGAATATGCGAGGCAATTTACTCGCCCGTTAAATGACTTAGCGAACCAATTTAATACACTGTTATCCGCAATTGCTGGAGCAGAGCGCGTATTTCAAATTATGGATGAAAAAGGAGAACTTTCTGATGAAGATGGCATGAAGGAACTTGATCATGTTGAGGGCGAAGTTGCTTTCGAACATGTGTCATTCTCTTATGAAGGAGATGGGGATACGGTTCAAGATATCGACTTCAATGTTCAAAAAGGGGAGACCGTTGCTTTTGTTGGACCAACGGGTGCAGGGAAAACAACGTTATTAAACTTATTATCTCGTTTTTACGATCCGACAGATGGGCAAATTACAATCGACGGTCAAAATATTGGAGAGTTAAAACGAGAAAGTATTCGAAAACATATGGCGTTTGTCTTACAAGATTCCTTTTTATTCGAAGGAACGATTCGCGAAAACATTCGATATGGAAGGTTAGACGCAACGGATGAAGAAGTTGAAGAAGCTGCGAAACTAGCAAATGCTCATACGTTCGTTACTCGAATGCCTGATGGATATGATACGAAAATTAATGCAGAAGGTGGAGGAATTAGCCAAGGTCAAAAACAGCTTCTTTCGATTGCACGGGCGATCTTAGCAAACCCAGCCATTTTAATTTTAGACGAAGCAACGAGTAGTATTGATACAGTGACAGAGATTAAAATTCAAGAAGCACTGCAACGCCTTATGAAAGGTCGCACAAGCTTCGTCATTGCGCACCGTCTAAATACGATTCAACAAGCAGATAAAATTATTGTGTTAAATGAAGGAAAAATCATAGAAAGTGGTTCTCATGAAGAGTTACTGGATGAAAATGGATTTTATGCAGACCTTTTCTATAGCCAATTGAAAAAAGAAGTCGTTTAAAACCTTCGTTTAGAAAAAGCCCCCTAGAGCTTATGAGCTCTAGGGGGATCTTATTATGTAAAATTAGCAAGGGGTGCCACCCAATTTTTAAAACAAGTTATTTTCTGGTTAGACTTTTAAGCAAAAGACTTTGCACTATGGCTGCAGAAAAAAGTGATGTTCTTTGATTGAATGAGCAAAGGCCCGCAAGACTCCAGCGGAAGAAACGAGCCAAACGAGACCCCACAGGCTCATGCATACCATCTTGAAATCCTGCGAAGAGCCGAGGAGGCTCGTGGATCGTCCGCGGAAAGCGAGCGGGCTGTAGCGAATGGTAACAAGATTTAATTTGTATCAGTATAGCTATTTACATTAAATCTTCTTTAGAAAAGGCAGCTGGTAAAAGCTCGCTCACGGTGATTTCTTTGATGTCACCATTTAAATTTGCTAAATAAATGATCATATTTGGTTCACAAAGTTCAGTAATAACTTGTCTACATGCTCCACATGGGGGAACGGGACGATTAGTATCAGCGACAACGGCTAAAGCTGAAAATTCTCTTTCTCCTTTTGCGTATGCACTGAATAATGCGGTACGCTCTCCACAGTTACACATACTATAAGCAGCATTTTCAACATTACATCCATGAAAAACTTCTCCATCTTTCGTCAATAGAGCAGCCCCAACTTTAAAGGTTGAATAAGGAGTATATGCACGCTCTCTAGCAACGATTGCTTCTTTAACTAATGCTTCTTTTTTCATATTTATCTCCACCTTCAGAATTGATTTATGACATCTAACTAATTAGTTGATGATATAGAGACTTTTAAAGGGTGTGGAAAGGTTCTTTAAAGCCTTTCCCACACCCTTTTCGCAATTAGTTAGAACTCAATGAATTAATAGTCAGAAGTTGATGTTTCTCCGTTTACAATGGAAACCCCAGAACTAGCACCAATTCGAGTTGCTCCTGCTTCACTCATTGCTTTTGCATCAGCTAGACTTCTAACGCCACCAGATGCTTTTACACCGATTTCAGGTCCAACAACCTTTCTCATTAGTGCAATATCTTCAACTGTTGCTCCACCCGTTGAAAAACCAGTAGATGTTTTTACAAAGTCAGCCCCTGCTTTTACAGATAAACGACAAGCACGCTCTTTTTCTTCGTCTGTTAGAAGGCACGTTTCGAAAATGACTTTCGTTAATGCTTTACCTTTTGCTGCTTCAACAACGGCACGAATATCACGCTCAACAAGCTCGTCATTTCCAGCCTTTAATGCTGCAATATTAATGACCATATCGACTTCTGTTGCACCTTTGTTAATAGCGTCTGTCGTCTCAAAGGCTTTGACTTCAGGAGTGTTTGCGCCTAAAGGAAAGCCAATAACTGTACAAACGTCTACTCCAGAACCTTTTAATAATTCAGCTGCAGTTTCAACCCAAGTAGGATTTACACATACAGATGCAAATTTGTATTCGTTTGCCTCAGCACATAGTGCTTCAATTTGTTCTTTGGTCGTTTCTGCTTTTAACGCTGTGTGATCAATCATTTTCGCTAAATTTGTCAATTTCATCTACCCTTTCAATGATAACTTTTTTTAGAATTCATAGAGAAAAAGATTCTCTGAATGTTTGTTATTAAAATAGCATTCCTGCAATGGATGCACTTAATAGGGATGCTAACATACCTGCTAATACAGCTTTAAGACCAAGTTTTGCAATGATTGGACGTTTATTTGGTGCAAGGTTCCCTAATCCACCAAGTAAAATACCCATAGAAGATACGTTTGCAAAACCACAAAGTGCAAAACTAATAACAACTACAGCTTTTGGAGAAAGCTCATCAATTGATGGTGCAAATGATGCATAAGCAACAAATTCATTTAAAATTAACTTTTGACCAATAAATCCACCAGCTTGAACTGCCTCAGCCCAAGGTACTCCAATGGCAAAAGCAAGCGGTGCAAAGATGATTCCTAAAATCATTTCAAGAGTTAACCCTTCAAAACCGAATACGCCGCCAACAGCTCCTAAAATACCATTCATTAACGCGATTAACGCGATGAATGCAAGAAGCATTGCACCAATATTCAATGCTAACTGTAGTCCAGTACTTGCACCTCGTGCAGCAGCATCGATGACGTTTGTTGACTCTGTATCCTTTTCCATCTTCAGCTCATCAGATGTCTCGGACACTTCTGTTTCAGGTACCATAATTTTTGCAATGATTAATCCAGCTGGAGCAGCCATAAAACTAGCAGCTAGTAAATATTCGAGTGGTACTCCTAATAATGAATATCCAATTAAAACAGAACCAGCAACAGAGGCTAATCCTCCAGTCATGACGGCAAAAATTTCAGACCTTGTCATTTTGTTTAAATACGGTTTTACAACTAAAGGCGCTTCTGTTTGCCCTACGAAAATGTTTGCAGCTGCAGATAATGATTCTGCTTTACTAGTACCTAAGAGCTTCGAAAGTAAGCCACCTAGAATTTTGATAACAAATTGCATAACTCCAATATAATAAAGAACAGAAATTAATGCAGAGAAGAAAATAACGACAGGTAATACTTGGAATGCAAAAATAAAGCCAACATTTTCAGCTTCAAATAATCCACCAAATAAGAAATCAATTCCTTCATTTGTATAATTGATAATTTGAGTAACCCCTAAAGCAAGTTGCTGTAAGGCTTCTTTCCCAGTTTCCCATTTTAAGACGATGAATGCGAAAGTGATTTGAATCGCTAAACCACCTAGAACTGTTCTAGGTTTAATCGCTTTACGATTGCTAGAAAATAAAAACGCGACGAAAAATACTGTAAAAATACCAAAGATACCCCAAATAATATTCATGTTGTTCACCTCAATAGTTTAATAGGTTTATTCTAAAATGAAAGTGTTTTCAAATTTTCTTGTCTTTCACTTAAAATTTTCATGATCATGATCAGTACATACTTAATATAACAGATTGTAAGAACTTTTGTAAACGCTTTATTGAACAAATGTTTAATAGAATATATTACCAAAGCCGAAAAGAGTTGTTCTATCGCTTTATTTGTCGTATTTTTAAATTTAATGTCGAATTAAATCGAAAAAGTCTAATTATTTTGCACTTTTGTTCCGTAACCTTTTGTACAAATGTAAAAAAGTGATTGACTCATTTGAAGTCAATCACCTTTACGAAAGAAGGCTATTTATTTGTTATGAATCTAGTAAAAATTTAGCTGTAAATTGATCTGTCACTAAAACGTTTGCATAACCGCCGTGCAATGCCCCTTGAATGCCCTTTATTTTTTGGGAGCCTCCGGCAATTAAAACGGAATAATCCTTTTTTTTAAGTTCATCAAGCTCAATTCCTAATGTTCGGTTGTTTAATTGCTCATGGCATAATCGCCCTTTAAGATCGAAAAAACGTGAACATATATCACCAGCTGCTGTTGACTGGATGGCAGTCATTTCTTCATCAGTAAAGTACCCTAACTGAAACAACAATGATTCAGATTTTGTTGGTCCGATAGTAAATAAAGCAATATTTGCTTGGCGACCAAGATCTAAAATTTGTTTAATATGCCGATCGGCTTCCATCGCTTGTTTTACGACAACGTGGTCGACAATCGCAGGTAAAGGAAGGTGGTGGGGTGTTGTGTGATAGGCTTTACCAAATAGGTAAAGGATTTCACTCATATAGTTGTTGGTCTCAGAGTGACTAACCCCACCTTTTAATTGGACAACTTTGACATCCTTTAACGCTTTTTCCTTAAGAGCGACAGATGTGTGATAAAGTGTCGACCCCCATGTTACCCCGATAATGTCCCCGTCTTGAACAATTCTGTGTAAAAAGTTGGCAGCTGTTTCTCCTAAATACTTTTTTATCACGTTATCTTCGTACTGTGGAACAGGAGAAACAATTGCTTTTTTTAAATTGAACTTTTGTTCAAGTTTTGTTGTTAAGTTATTAAAGTCTTCGGAAGGATCATTAATATTAATTTGAACGATACCTTCTTCTTTTGCTATTTGAAGAAGCCTAGAAACCGTTGGGCGTGATACACCTAATTCTTTTGCAACCTCAGATTGATTGTAATCTAATAAATAGTAAAGTTTAGCTGCTTCAATCGCTTTTGTTAACTTATCATTTTCCATACGATCACCTATATATTGAAAGTATGTTCAATTATAGCAAACAATGATAAGGCTTTCATTAGTAAATATTGTAGCTTAATGATAAAACAATCATACTTGAACTCTATTAAAGGTGAATATATTGTGGCAAATATCGATGATTTCTAGAAAGTTATGTTTATTATTTGAATCAATTTCATAATTACGTTTTTTTCGCAATGAAACGAATGAAATTATAATTTTTTCATTAAATGTACGTTTTATTTGTACTATCATAATTTATAAATTTATTGTCGATAGATAAGTGCCTCTTCCTCTTCAAGCACTTCTTGGAAGATGATGCGTCGAGGCAGCTCGAAGAATATTCGGAGAAGCGAATGCTCGGTGCTCCTGCGGTTACTCGTCGCAGATAAACAGTGCTCCTGCGGTTACTCGTCGCAGATAAACAGTGCTCCTGCGGTTACTCGTCGCAGATAAACAGTGCTCCTGCGGTTACTCGTCGCAGGTGAAGAGTACTAAGAATCTCTTTAACGATAAGCCAAGTTTTGTTTAGAAGTGAACGTAACAAAAGACGGCGACTCCCAGAGGGTCAACGCAGTCTGAAGATCCACTTAGGCGAAGAATTGTCGAGCCTAAGTTAGCTGAAGACAAGCCCTCGGGAAAGCGTCCGTCTGAAGTGGAGTTCACGCTCTTCATTCGGAATTTCCCATCTTATTTTGAGTTATGAAATTCATTCATTTTACAAAAATTTTATTTTGTACTCACAATTGTTATCACCGTTAACATTGCATTTCACTTCTCGAACATTTACTTGTCCTTGATAAATATTCGATAATGCTCCTTCTAAAATGGCCCCCTCTAAGTCACAAACCATGTTCCCTTCATGAACTGGAAGCCCTTCGCAAAAGCAATCTTTTATCGCAACATGGACTTCGTTATCATTTTTTTCAATTACTCTTGGAATTCCAATTTCTAATGTCTTAAACATGTCTAACGTATCTTCAATTGATTGAACCGGTAAACTTCCACCGATTTTTCTTCCGATCGTCAATGTTGTACTTTTTCCTTTCATAGGAAGTCCTTGATACATTCCTATTAATCTAACGGAACGAAAGAGTTCCAATGGTACGGAGTTGCCTAAATCTTTTCTTTTTATTTTCTTCATATCATCAAATGTAAATAGATCCATCTATTATCACTCCTCTTTGTTGTTAATGCCATTATTACAGTGAATACATAAGAAAACATTGATATAAATCAAGGAAGCATTTTTTAGATGAGGTATGCTTCACTATAAAGAGGTGTTTAACGATGGACATGTATCAGACAAATAAAGATAATTGGAAAAAAGCATTTGATCAGCTTTCATCTGGAGTGTTAATCATAAATAGGCGAGGAGATGTGCAATATGCTAATGATGAGTTTCTTAAGGTTAGTAGTTATTCAAAAAATGAGTTAATAGGAAGGAACGTAGCGGAGTTTTTTTCAGGTAGAGGTCAATTAATAGAAAAAGGTCACCGAGAAGTTTCCCTCAAAAGAAAAAATGGCGGAACAGTTTTACAGTGGATTCAAGTTAATCCAATCGAAGATGCTGATGGTCGAGTTCGTCAATCCGTGATTTTGTTATCACCTTGTCAGCAATGTGGTGTTGATCCATTAACGCAACTCCCGAATCGTCATACACTCGAACAAGAAATGGAAAAGTTATTAAAGTCTGCAAAAAATCAAGATTCTTTATTTGCGGTATTATTTCTAGACCTCGACCGATTTAAATTTGTTAACGACACACTTGGCCATTCCGCTGGTGATTCATTGCTAAAACAAGTAACGGAACGGTTAAGGAAAACACTTGATCATAGGCATTTAATTGCGAGAAATGGTGGAGACGAATTTGTATGTTTATTAAACGATTTACGCTCTGAAAAAGAAGCTGAGAGAATCGCTAACAAAATCATTGAAGCCTTTCGTACACCATTTTCATTAAAACAAACAGAGGTTTATATGACAACTAGTGTTGGAATAAGCTTATATCCATACGATGGAGATGATCATGAAACGTTAGTGACAAATGCAGACTCAGCAATGTACCGAGCGAAAAAAAGCGGAAAGAACAAAATAAAAAAAGCAGAGGTAGAAATGAACGCAGGTGCATTTGAACGATTATTAATTGAAAATAGTTTACAAAGAGCACTGGAAAATGATGAGTTTACACTCGTTTACCAACCACAATTAGATTTGACTCTCAATAAAGCAACAGCGTTTGAAGCATTAATTCGCTGGGATCACCCTGACCTAGGAATGATTTCACCTGCTGACTTTATTCCAATTGCAGAAGAAACTGGGCTAATTATTCCTATTGGAGACTGGGTGTTACAAACGGCTTGTAATCAGATAAAAGAGTGGGAAAAAGAAGGTTACTCTTCGTTACGAGTGTCAGTCAATCTTTCAGCACAGCAAATTTTTCAAAAAGGATTAGTAGAAAAACTCAAGGATATGCTCCGAAAAACAAAGGTCCAACCTCATTCATTGGAACTAGAAATAACGGAAAGTATGTTTATACATGATGTGAAATCTGTTGTATTAACGTTACATCAATTAAGGGAACTTGGTGTTCGGATTTCAATTGATGATTTTGGTACAGGTTATTCTTCCTTAAGTTATTTAAGAAATTTGCCTGTTGATCATTTGAAAATTGATCGTTCATTTATCGCTGACATTGAAACGAACCCAAGTAGTAAAGCCCTCACAAATGCGATAACGATGTTAGCTCATGACCTTGATTTAAAAGTTGTTGTTGAAGGAGTTGAAACAGCAAAACAGCTCGATTATGTAAAAAACTCTTCGTGCGACGTTGTTCAAGGCTTTTATTTTAGTAAACCATTACAAGCCAATGATGTACGAAACTTTTTAATAAAACAGGTGAGTAATCGTTTGTAACATTCAACAATCGTATCTTCCAGCGAATGCTTCAAGTTTTTCGCGATTGATAATTTCAATCTCATTACGACCGTGTAATTTGATCATTTGCTGGGATACGAACTGGACGAGTTTCCTGCTTAATGTTTCCGGTGTCGTTCCTATTAATGAAGCGGTATCTTTTTTTGAGATAGGAAGGGAAAATGTATCATTGTCCGGGTTTACTTTTTCGTTAAAAAGCAATAGTACACGTGCTAGACGCTGGTCAACTTCTAATAAACTCATAGAGCTAACCCACTCGTCTGCATAAAATATGCGATCATTTAATGTATCTATAAAGCGCAGAGTCATATTCGGGTTGAGTTCCATCGTTCTGATAAACCCTTGTTTTTCAACTGTACAAACAACTGTATCCTGAAGTACTTCAGCGTTAGCATAATGGTTTTTATTATGCACGAGTGCAAATTCTCCAAAGAAATCCCCAGGGAAAAGTAACCGGATGATCTGTTCTTTTCCATCCTGTGAAATCTTCGAAAGCTTTATTAAACCTTGATGAATGATGTAAAGAGATTCTGAAGGATCGCCTTCTCTGAATATGTACTCCCCTTTTTTATATTTTCGGCTGTTCTTCGCTTCTTTAATTAGTTGGAGTTCACTATCGCTCATACCTTCAAATACTGGGACGGAATGGATACAGCTATCAAGGTGACCATGATGGTTTTCGCAGCCCATGTTTAAAACCTCATTTCTTGTTATATATAATAACTTCCTATAAAACTATTTTAACGAGTACTGCCTAAGCACGTTGTGACCTAAATCGCTTTAGCAAAACAAGTGACAGTTTTAGAAATAAATTGTAAATCGTCTATTAAACTTTCCTTTATATATGTTATTATACAGATATAGGTATTTTGATCCAGGTAGTATGTATGATTATCAAAACAAAGAAATAAAACGATCAGGGCAAACCTTCAGAAATGAGGGGACGCAAAACTATAGGGGCTAAAACTTTACAGTCAAGCCAGCCAGGTGCCGTTTTAGGGGAAACACATCCTAATAAACGGGTGTGTTTTTATTTGTATTCAAACGAAAGGAAAGTACTTGATATGAATAAAAGCACAGAGAATACAGACTTATTACAGGCACAAAATAATATTCTCGAGATGATTGCAACAGGTCAGTCATATAGAAGGGTGTTAGAACGAATTACTTTTGTCATTGAAGGGTTTGTACCTTATTCGGTATGTTCCATTCTTATTTATAATGAGAAAACGAATCAGTTAGAAAATGCGGTCGCTCCTAACCTTGATGAAGAATATGTCAAAGCGGTTAATGGCATTGATATTGGAAGCAACGTTGGATCTTGTGGGACTGCGGCTTTTTATAAAAGAAATGTGATTGTAGAAAATATTGCAACCGATCCACTTTTTAGAGATTACCGTTCTCTACCATTGTCTTACGGGTTAAAAGCTTGCTTCTCAATACCGGTTTTATCATCTGAGAGAAATGTGTTAGGGACGTTTGCTTTATATTATCGTGAGTCAAAAAAGCCTACTGATTATGATTTGCAGCTTCTTCTAACGTTTTCTCATCTGGCAGCTGTTGCGATAGAGCGGAAGAAAACGGAAGAAAAACTTTACGAAAGTGAAAGAAAATATCGGTTAATTACTGAAAATGTAACGGACTTTGTAGGGATCCTCGATTCGAAGGGAGCGTATGTATACACATCCCCCTCTCATGAGAAGTATTTAGGATATTCTCCGGATGAGCTTTTAGGTACACTTGGATATGAGCATATGCATCCAGAGGATGTGACTCGTGCTTGGAAATCATTTGAAAAGTTAAAAGAAACAAATGAGCCACAAAAAGTTTCCTATCGTTTTAGAAATCGACAAGGAAAATGGCTATATTTAGAAGGATCTCTCTCTCCAATTTTTGAAGAAAATGGGGAAGTAGGTCAATATCTATATGTGTCGAGAGATATATCAGACCGTAAAAAATCCGAAGAAAGGATTTACCACTTAGCATATTACGACAAGCTGACACAAGTTCCAAATCATTGGAAACTTGTGGAGTACTTTCAAGCTATATTAAAAGAACAAAAAGATCAACCACTTGCATTCTTGTATATTGATGTGAATCGATTTAAATATGTAAATGATACGTTGGGAAGAACTTATGGTGATGACTTGTTAAAACTCATTGCGATACGTTTATCCTCATATTTTGATCATGTGTTTCGGATCAGTGGAGATGAATTTGTCATTATTTTAAACAATACGAAAGCCAATGAGGCAAATCATCACGTTCAACGGCTGCTTGAGATCTTTGAACCCCCTATTTATTTAAAGAACCATGACTTTCATATGGGGTTAAGTGTAGGTCTCAGCATGTACCCGGAGCACGGCGAGACTGTTGAGGAATTAATGAAAAATGCGAATGTTGCCCTTCGTTATTCTAAGAAAAGTAACCATAGTCAGTACCAGTCCTTTACATACGAAATGAGCCATGAAATGGACCGAAAAATGGAGCTTGAAAGCCAGTTACGTTTTGCATTAGAAAATAATGATTTTACTCTTTATTATCAACCACAGTTAGATAACGAAACTGGTCAAATTATCGGTTCTGAAGCACTGCTCCGATGGAAAAATCCAGTTTTAGGACATATCTCTCCAGCTGATTTTATTCCTGTAGCAGAAGAAACAGGGTTAATCGTTCCGATTGGAAACTGGGTGCTTAAAGAGGCTTGTAAACAACAAAAAAAGTGGTTAAATGATGGGAGCTTGTTAAAATCCGTCTCTGTTAATTTGTCTGTAGAACAATTTTATCAAGATGATTTAGTACAGGTCGTAACAGAAGTTTTAAAAGAAACAGAGTTGGATCCAAATAATTTAATATTAGAAATTACAGAAACAGTGATTTTAGAAAAAAACGATGTAGCGATTCGAACGTTAGAGCAGCTTCGATCAATGGGTGTGAAAATTGCTTTAGATGATTTTGGAACAGGTTATTCTTCATTGAATTACCTTAAAGACTTACCGATTGATATATTAAAAATTGATAAATCTTTTCTTCATGATATGGATTCTGACCCTAAAGCAAAAGAAATCTTATCAATGATTATTGCTCTTACAAGAAAATTAGGTTTAAGAGTCCTAGCTGAAGGAGTAGAAACAGAAGACCACTTCCAATTTTTAAAGGAACGACAATGTCATGAGGTTCAAGGGTTTTTCTTTAGTGCACCGATCCCTAGTGAACAATTCACACAATTATTAAAGGTGAAAACTGTTTAAGGAGAATTTTTCGATGCATGTAATCTAACATTTAAAAAAAGAATTCAGAAAGGAAATCCTTTTCTTTTTATTCTCATATCAGTTATATCGTTAAATAACTGCTTTTAAAAACCTCACAGCGTGAGGTTTTTTAGTTAAATAATAATTATTATGAAAAATATGGAAAAAAATCATGGTATTACATTTATTATATATATATGTTTATAAGGGATGTTGTTTATGAGGATTGGAGGGGGTCTAATTGTCAAGCGAATTGACTATTGATCGGATGCTTTCAATCATTCGGTATG
The Bacillus shivajii DNA segment above includes these coding regions:
- a CDS encoding ABC transporter ATP-binding protein, whose product is MFKNLIKPFQHEKIEIFDEHESGGDENNKKKPRAENWAATLKRIWKYLSESKGRLTLVLIMIFLSSAFALLGPLVVGFSIDHFVMEQDLSGLQLMIVLLAAIYLLHSLSVFLQHFWMIRVAQKTVYTLRTELFHHLHKLPIPFFDKRQQGDIMSRVTNDIENVSNTLNSSVIQIFASLLTLIGTLSVMLWLSPLLTLITVLIIPTMFLGLKWITKRTSKLFKEQQKNLGNINGYIQETMSGQRIVKTFSQEEKVIREFKEKNKRLRTSGFWAQTISGFIPKLMNMLNNLSFAIIAGVGGILVLNGQISVGVIVIFVEYARQFTRPLNDLANQFNTLLSAIAGAERVFQIMDEKGELSDEDGMKELDHVEGEVAFEHVSFSYEGDGDTVQDIDFNVQKGETVAFVGPTGAGKTTLLNLLSRFYDPTDGQITIDGQNIGELKRESIRKHMAFVLQDSFLFEGTIRENIRYGRLDATDEEVEEAAKLANAHTFVTRMPDGYDTKINAEGGGISQGQKQLLSIARAILANPAILILDEATSSIDTVTEIKIQEALQRLMKGRTSFVIAHRLNTIQQADKIIVLNEGKIIESGSHEELLDENGFYADLFYSQLKKEVV
- a CDS encoding cytidine deaminase — protein: MKKEALVKEAIVARERAYTPYSTFKVGAALLTKDGEVFHGCNVENAAYSMCNCGERTALFSAYAKGEREFSALAVVADTNRPVPPCGACRQVITELCEPNMIIYLANLNGDIKEITVSELLPAAFSKEDLM
- the deoC gene encoding deoxyribose-phosphate aldolase; the encoded protein is MIDHTALKAETTKEQIEALCAEANEYKFASVCVNPTWVETAAELLKGSGVDVCTVIGFPLGANTPEVKAFETTDAINKGATEVDMVINIAALKAGNDELVERDIRAVVEAAKGKALTKVIFETCLLTDEEKERACRLSVKAGADFVKTSTGFSTGGATVEDIALMRKVVGPEIGVKASGGVRSLADAKAMSEAGATRIGASSGVSIVNGETSTSDY
- a CDS encoding NupC/NupG family nucleoside CNT transporter, translating into MNIIWGIFGIFTVFFVAFLFSSNRKAIKPRTVLGGLAIQITFAFIVLKWETGKEALQQLALGVTQIINYTNEGIDFLFGGLFEAENVGFIFAFQVLPVVIFFSALISVLYYIGVMQFVIKILGGLLSKLLGTSKAESLSAAANIFVGQTEAPLVVKPYLNKMTRSEIFAVMTGGLASVAGSVLIGYSLLGVPLEYLLAASFMAAPAGLIIAKIMVPETEVSETSDELKMEKDTESTNVIDAAARGASTGLQLALNIGAMLLAFIALIALMNGILGAVGGVFGFEGLTLEMILGIIFAPLAFAIGVPWAEAVQAGGFIGQKLILNEFVAYASFAPSIDELSPKAVVVISFALCGFANVSSMGILLGGLGNLAPNKRPIIAKLGLKAVLAGMLASLLSASIAGMLF
- a CDS encoding sugar-binding transcriptional regulator encodes the protein MENDKLTKAIEAAKLYYLLDYNQSEVAKELGVSRPTVSRLLQIAKEEGIVQININDPSEDFNNLTTKLEQKFNLKKAIVSPVPQYEDNVIKKYLGETAANFLHRIVQDGDIIGVTWGSTLYHTSVALKEKALKDVKVVQLKGGVSHSETNNYMSEILYLFGKAYHTTPHHLPLPAIVDHVVVKQAMEADRHIKQILDLGRQANIALFTIGPTKSESLLFQLGYFTDEEMTAIQSTAAGDICSRFFDLKGRLCHEQLNNRTLGIELDELKKKDYSVLIAGGSQKIKGIQGALHGGYANVLVTDQFTAKFLLDS
- a CDS encoding V4R domain-containing protein, translated to MDLFTFDDMKKIKRKDLGNSVPLELFRSVRLIGMYQGLPMKGKSTTLTIGRKIGGSLPVQSIEDTLDMFKTLEIGIPRVIEKNDNEVHVAIKDCFCEGLPVHEGNMVCDLEGAILEGALSNIYQGQVNVREVKCNVNGDNNCEYKIKFL
- a CDS encoding sensor domain-containing protein; amino-acid sequence: MDMYQTNKDNWKKAFDQLSSGVLIINRRGDVQYANDEFLKVSSYSKNELIGRNVAEFFSGRGQLIEKGHREVSLKRKNGGTVLQWIQVNPIEDADGRVRQSVILLSPCQQCGVDPLTQLPNRHTLEQEMEKLLKSAKNQDSLFAVLFLDLDRFKFVNDTLGHSAGDSLLKQVTERLRKTLDHRHLIARNGGDEFVCLLNDLRSEKEAERIANKIIEAFRTPFSLKQTEVYMTTSVGISLYPYDGDDHETLVTNADSAMYRAKKSGKNKIKKAEVEMNAGAFERLLIENSLQRALENDEFTLVYQPQLDLTLNKATAFEALIRWDHPDLGMISPADFIPIAEETGLIIPIGDWVLQTACNQIKEWEKEGYSSLRVSVNLSAQQIFQKGLVEKLKDMLRKTKVQPHSLELEITESMFIHDVKSVVLTLHQLRELGVRISIDDFGTGYSSLSYLRNLPVDHLKIDRSFIADIETNPSSKALTNAITMLAHDLDLKVVVEGVETAKQLDYVKNSSCDVVQGFYFSKPLQANDVRNFLIKQVSNRL
- a CDS encoding Crp/Fnr family transcriptional regulator translates to MGCENHHGHLDSCIHSVPVFEGMSDSELQLIKEAKNSRKYKKGEYIFREGDPSESLYIIHQGLIKLSKISQDGKEQIIRLLFPGDFFGEFALVHNKNHYANAEVLQDTVVCTVEKQGFIRTMELNPNMTLRFIDTLNDRIFYADEWVSSMSLLEVDQRLARVLLLFNEKVNPDNDTFSLPISKKDTASLIGTTPETLSRKLVQFVSQQMIKLHGRNEIEIINREKLEAFAGRYDC